DNA sequence from the Stenotrophomonas sp. 24(2023) genome:
CAGGCCGCCGGTAGCGGTGTGCACGGCAAACAGGTGGCCGGCCTGGGGATCGCCGGCGCGTACCGGGGCGGGCAGGCCTTCATGGGCGCTGGTGACGAACAGCGTCCGCCCGTCCGGGCCGCCGAAGGCCGGGCGCGTGGGTTGCAGGGCTGGCAGGGCGATGCTCTGCTGCGGCGTGCCATCAGGCAGGTAGCGCACCAGCCGTGCGTCACCCCAGCGGGCATTCCACAGCGCACCGTCGGCATCCACGGCGCTGCCATCGGGTTCACCGGCCTCGGCGCGCAGATCGGCGAATACGCGTGGCGGGCCCAGGTCGTCGCCGTAATCGCACTGCTGGATCACTTTCTGCAGGGAATCGCAGAAGTACAGCGTGCGGCCATCGGGGCTGAAGGCGATGCTGTTGGCGATCGCCACCGGTGGCAGGGAAAGGCGCTGCAGCGACAGATCGGCGTTGAGGCGATGGAACGGTGCGATGGCCTGCTTGGCGCCCTGTGCCGGTTCGTGCAGCATGCCGAACACGAAGCGTCCCTGGCGGTCGCAGGCCCCATCATTGGCCCGCGTTTCGGCCACCGTATCGATGCGGTGCAGTTCGCGCAGTTCGTTGCGCCCGGGGTGGAAGAAGGCCAGCCGCGATGCCAGTGCCAGCAGCAGCCAGCCATCGGCCTCGCACAGCGCCATCGAGGCCAGCCGTTCCGGCATCGGCCAGGAGCGGGTCGTGCCGTCGCCGGGGTGGTGGCGCCACAGCCGGGCGGCGGGAATGTCGGTCCAGTACACGGCCTGTTCGCGGTCGCACCACAGCACGCCTTCGCCCAGGGTATTGGCCGCCGCCACGGCGACCTCGACGGGCGGGTTCATACCCAGCCACCGTCGATGATGAAATCCTGGCCGGTGCACATCCGGCTGTCGTCGGCAGCCAGGAACAGGGCCGCCCGCGCCAGGTCGTCGGCGCGCAGGTAGCCGGGCAGGCACTGCGCACGGCGCAGCTCGGCCTCGCCCTGGGCATCGAGCCACAGGCGCTGCTGCTTTTCGGTGATGACCCAGCCGGGCACGAGGGCATTGATGCGGATGTGGTCCTGGCCCAATTCACGGGCCAGGCCGTTGACCAGCCCGTGCACGGCGGACTTGGCCATGGCATACAGCGGGTAGCCGCTGTTCTTGATCATCCAGCCGGTGGACCCCAGGCAGATGATCGAGCCACCGTGCAGCGCACGCATGTCCGGTACCACGGCCTGGATGGCGAAATACTGGTGCTGCAGGTTCACCGCGATGCTGCGCTGGAAGTCCTCCGGCCGGGTGTCGGCCAGTGTGTGGCGGGCATCGTTGGCGGCATTGTTGACCAGCACCGCCACCGGCCCGACATGGGCGCGTGCGGTGTCGATGGCGGCCTGCAGCGCGGCCAGGTCGGTGATGTCGCAGTGCAGGTACAGGGGGCGGTACGGCACTTCCGGCAGCTGGTCCAGCAGCGCGGCTGCGCCGGCATCGTCGATGTCCAGGAAGGCCACGCGCGCGCCCTGGCGCGCGAAGTGCTCGACGAAGGCGGCACCGATGCCGGTCGCGCCACCGGTCACCAGCACGGCACGTCCGGCCAGGCTGGGGTAGCGTGCCATGGTGTCGGCCGGTGTAGGGGAAGAGGGCGTCATGGTGCTCACCATTCGGCCACGCTGCCATCGGCATGGCGCCAGATCGGGTTGCGCCAGCGGTGGCCTTCGGCCGCACGCTCATCGACGTAGGCCTGGTTCATCTCGATACCCAGGCCGGGGCCGTCGGGAATGCGCACGAAGCCTTCCTGGTAGTGGAACGGGGAACGGTCGGCCAGGTAGTCCAGCAGGTCGTTGCTGGCGTTGTAGTGGATGCCCAGGCTCTGTTCCTGGATGAAGGCGTTGTAGCAGACCGCGTCCAGCTGCAGGTTGGCGGCCAGGGCGATCGGGCCCAGCGGGCAATGCAGGGCAAGGGCCACGTCGTAGGCCTCGGCCATGGCCGCGATCTTGCGGGTTTCGGTGATGCCGCCGGAGTGGGCCGGGTCGGGCTGGATGATGTCCACGCCACCGGTCTGCAGTACGCGCTTGAAGTCGAAACGCGAGTACAGGCGTTCACCCAGCGCGATCGGGGCAGGGGACAGCGCGGCCAGCTCCGGAATGGCTTCAAGGTGGTCGGACAGCACGGGTTCTTCGATGAACATCAGGCCGAACGGTGCCAGTTCGCGCATCAGCACCTTGGCCATCGGCTTGTGCACGCGTCCATGGAAATCGACCGCCAGCCCGATGTCGGGGCCGACGGCATCGCGCACGGCCTGCACGTTTTCCAGCACCTGTGTGACCTTGGCGTGGGAATCGACGAACTGCATTTCCTCGGTGGCATTCATCTTCACCGCGGTGAAGCCCCGTGCCACGGCATCGGTGGCTGCACGCGCGGTGTCGGCCGGGCGGTCGCCGCCGATCCACGAGTACACGCGGATGCGGTCGCGCACAGGGCCGCCCAGCAGGCTGTGCACGGGCACGCCCAGGGCCTTGCCGTGGATATCCCACAGGGCGTGGTCCAGCCCGGCCAGTGCGCTCATCAGGATCGGCCCGCCCCGGTAGAAGCCACCGCGGTACAGCACGTTCCAGTGGTCTTCGATATGGCGCGGGTCCTTGCCGATCAGGTAGTCGGCCAGCTCATCCACGGCAGCGGCCACCGTGTGCGCGCGGCCTTCCACGATGGGTTCGCCCCAGCCGCTGATGCCGGCATCGGTATCGATGCGGACGAACAGCCAGCGCGGGGGCACGAGGAACGTGGTGATGGCGGTGATCTTCATGCGTGGGGGTCCGTGTTCGTCATGTTCCAGGCGTCGATGAAAGCGCGCGCGCGGCGCCCCACCTCGGCTGCGGGGGTGTTGGGGGCGTACAGGGCCGAGCCGATGCCGAAACCGGCCGCACCGGCCTGGCGGTAGACCGCCATGCGTTCGGGCGTGATGCCGCCCACCGGCAGCAGCGCGGTACCGGCTGGCAGTACGCTGGACCAGGCTTTGAGCACGGCGGGGGGCAGCTGTTCGGCGGGGAACAGCTTCAGCGCATCGGCACCGGCACGCAGGGCGGCGAAGGCCTCGGTCGGGGTGGCCACGCCGGGGGTGCAGCGCATGCCCTTGGCGTGGGCGGCCGCGATGACCTCCACGTCGGCGTGGGGCATTACCAGCAGCCGGCCACCGGCGTTGGCCACCTCATCCACCTGGCCTGGGGTGAGCACCGTGCCGGCCCCGACCAGGCAGCGGTCGCCCAGCTGGCGTGCCAGCAGCTCGATGCTTTTCAGCGGCTGTGGTGAATTGAGGGGAACTTCAAGCAGATGGAAACCGGCGTCGGCCAGGGCCGCGCCGACGGCAGGTGCTTCCTGCGGGGTGAGCCCGCGCAGGATGGCAACCAAGGGGAGGGGTTGCATCCAGGCGGTACTCATGGGGACTCCGTCAGCGTGCAGGTTTCCGGGATCGCGCGCCCTTCAGGTTGGCGCGCGAGTCGGCGATCATGTCGAGCATGGCGTTGCGTGCTGCCTCCGGCTGCTTCAGCCGGATGGCGTCGTACACCTGGAAGTGGCGCGGCAGCGAATACTTGAAATCCTTCGCGGTCTGCGCCGACAGCAGGAAGAACGTGCCCAGTGCGGCATCGATGACCGAGAACAACGAGGCCAGCAGCTCGTTGTTGGTGGCCTCCAGCACGCACTCGTGGAATTCCAGGTCGGCCCTGGCCCAGGCGTCCTGGTCGGTGGCGTCGGCCATCGCCTGGTAGGCGGCCTTGATGCGCGCCAGCTGCGCCGGCGAGCGCCGCTGGGCGGCCGAAGCGGCCGCCGCAGGTTCGATCACCTCGCGCATTTCCACCAGCTTCTCCACGAAGTCCTGGGTGGGCATCGACGCACAGCGCCAGGCCAGGATGTCGCTGTCCAGCTGCTTCCAGTACCGGGGTTCGCGCACGCGGGTACCGGTCTTCTGCCGGGTTTCGATCAGGCCCTTGGAACCGAGCACCTTCAGCCCCTCGCGCAGGGCGGTGCGGCTGACCGACAGCGTCTGCGCCAGCAGTTCTTCCCGGGGCAGGTACTCGCCCGGCTTGATGGCGCCACTGACGATCTGCCGGCCGATCTGCTGGGTGACCTGGTCGTAGAGGTTGCGAACCGCGATCTGCTTCACTGGGGCCCCTTTGGCTGCGTGCACCGCAGGCTGCGGCCACTCGTATTATCCGACAAAAGGGGTGGGGCATGGCATCTGCTCGGGTCATGGGGGTTCCTGTCACAGCTTGAAGCGCACGCCCATGGCCAGGGTCTTGTCCTGGAAACGGATGTCGCGCGGCCGGCTGTTGCCGCTGCCCCAGTACTGGTGCAGGTTGTTGCCCAGCAGGTTGGTGGCCGAGAACACCACGGTGGTGCGCGGGGTGACGTCATAGCTGACCGAGAAGTCCAGCGAGCTGGCCGGTTCGACCTGGTCTTCGGTGCCGGCCACGGTGGGCTGGGTGAAGAAGTCGATGTAGCGGCTGCGGTAGCCGTAGGCCAGACGGGCCGACAGCCCGAAATTCTCGTAGAACAGCACGGCGTTGTAGTTGTTCTTGGACACGTTCTGCAGCGGGCGGGAGATCACCGGGCCGCCGATGAATTCCGGCGAACGGGTGTTGCCTTCGATGTAGGTGTAGTTCAGCTGCGCGCCCAGGCCGCTCCAGGCCCCGGGCAGGAAGTCGAAGGTCTGCTGGTAGGCCAGTTCCACGCCCTGCAGGTGGCCGCTGCCGGCACTCTGCGGCGAGGACAGTTCATAGGCCTGCCCGCCGATGTTGACGTTGGTGATGTAGTTCTGGATGTAGCCGTTGATGTCGCGGTAGAACACGCCGGCACTGGCGTAGCCCACCGGCGAGAAGTACCACTCCAGTGATGCGTCATAGTTGGTGGACTTGATCGGGCTCAGGTCGGGGTTGCCGCTGCTGGCCACGCCGGCGCGGTTGACCGTGCCCGGGTTGAGCGAAATGGACGGGTTGAGGGCGCCGAAATCCGGGTAGCTCAGGGTCTTGGCTGCCACGAAGCGCAGCTGCCAGGCCTCGTTGAAGTGCAGGTTCAGGCTGGCATTGGGCAGGGTGTTGGTGTCCTGCGTGTTGCGGGTGATGGCGCTGTACACGCCGGTGCTGGCATCGAAGGAGAACGCGTTGAGTTCGCGCTTGATCTTCTCCGCGCGCACGCCCACCAGGCCATCCACGCGCAGGCCGAACAGCTCGAAATCGTACTTGGCCTGCAGGTAGCCGGCGGACTTGCGTTCCTGGATGTCGAAGAAGCGGCCCGGGTTTTCGCCGGGCAGCCCCGCTGGCAGCCCGTAGTAGGCCCGCAGGGCATCGGCATTGCCGATCAGGTAGTCGTAGCACGGGGTCAGGAACGACTGGTTCAGCGCGGCGTTGCCGCCCTTGCTGCAGAAGAAGCCCGATGCCGGGAACAGGTTCACCACCTGGTTGGCCGGATTGGGCGTGGCCGTGATGTTGCCGCTGCCCGCGCCGCCGGGCGGCGGCGTATTGATTTCCACGCTGCCGCGGGCACTGGCGTTGCGGTCGGCATAGCGCAGGCCGAACTGCAGGTTGGCGATGGGGCCCTCCAGGAATTCAAAGCGGCCATCACCGCGCCAGCTGTTTTCCTCGCCGCGTGACTGGCCCCAGGTCTGGAACAGGCCATTGAGGTAGAAGCGCGAGGGATCCATTGCCGGGTTGCCCGCCAGCGACCAGTTCTGGTGCTGGCCGCCGGTGCCGTCCCACACGGTGGTGATCGGCCCGCGCAGGAAGGTGTCGATGATGAAGTTCTCATCGCGGTAGTAACCGGAGGTGCGGGTGAACTCGGTGGACAGCTGCAGCTGGTCGCCGCGCCACTTGAAGCCGATGGCGTTCTGGATGTCCTGGCCGCGCTGCTTGTGCGCCTGGGTACTGCTGGCAGCGTAGGTATCGCCGGTCCAGGTGCCGCTGGTCGCATCGCAGATGGTCTGGCCGGCCAGCGGGCCCGCCAGCTGGTTGGCGTAGCAGTTGTTGCCGACCTGCAGCTGGCTGGGCGGCACCACACCGACCGGGAAGGTGAAGAAGAAGGCCTGGTCGTAGTTGTCGCGGACGTAGTCGTACAGCCCTTCGACGTAGACCTCGGTGCGCTCGCTGGGCTTCCATTGCAGGGCGTAGTTGAAGGCGCTGCGCTTGCGATCGCCCTGGTTGTAGGCCGCACCCCAGCCGTTGGGGGCGGCGATCAGGTCGCCCGAGGCGGTGCGCATGGGCGTGCCATCGCTGTTGTTGAGCACCTTCGGGAAGTCGCCCCACACCGCGTCATAGGCATAGCGCTTGCCGATGTACCCGGCGTTGATCATGGCGCCGAATTCACCGGCATCGGTATCCCAGCGGTTGCTCAGCAGCAGGCTGGCGGACGGATCGATGTCGCCACCGTACTTGCTGTGCGTACCGGTGGCCGTGCCGGCGATCTGCAGCCCATCGAAATCCAGCGGACGGCGCAGTTCGATGTCCACCAGGCCGGCAATGCCACCCAGCGGCAGGCTGGCTTCGCTGCTCTTGTAGACATTCAGGCTCTTGATGGCCGTGGCCGGCAGGTTCTGGAACGCGTAGCCACGCCCGGAGCTGCTGAAGATCTCGCGGCCGTTGAGCGTGCTGATCACGTTGGGCAGGCCACGGATCACCACGCCGGTGGTTTCGCCCTGCGTGCCCTGCGCAATCTGCACGCCGGTGACGCGCTGCAGGGCATCGGCCACGCTGTTGTCGGGCAGCTTGCCGATGTCTTCGGCGACGATGGAATCGACCACCATCTCCGCCTCCTGCTTCATCGACTGGGCGGTCTGCAGGCTTTGCCGCAGGGCCGTCACCACCACCGTGTCCAGGTTGGTGGCCGTCGGCTGTTCGGCGGCCTGCTGCGTGCTGGTGGGCGCGGGCGCCTGGCTGCCGCCCTGCTGGGCGAGTGCCAGCGTCGGCAGGCTGAGCGTGGAAAGAATCGCAAGGGAGAGCAGGGAACGGGCAGGACGAGGCGTCATGGCGGTAGCTCCGGATTCCGGAAGAAGGTGCAGTGGCAGATGCGCCGGCCGGGCGGGGGACAGGCCGGCGCGGGAAGGTCAGGGGGTGGTCACGGCGTTGCGCGGGGTCTTGGCCAGCGTGCGGAACAGCTCGGCTTCGCGGGCACGGTAGGGGGTGCCGTCCGCCTTGAGCAGGTCATGGAACCAGACGGTCGGCTCTTCCAGGGTGTAGGGGCGCTGCCAGCTGTCCCACGGGAGGCGGGTCTGGATGGCGCCATCGACGAAGCCCCAGTTGATCATGCCGATGTTCTCGCGGCGGGCGATCGGCAGGATCGTGTCCACGTTGGAACCGGCGCCGCGCGCCAGCCATTCGGTGCACACCAGCGGACGGTTGTACTTGCGCAGCTGGGCGATGCGGGCTTCGAACGCTTCGGGCTGTTCGTAGTTGTGGAAGGTGATGATGTCCGACGCTTCCAGCTGGGTGCGCTGGATGGCGGTCAGCGACGCAGCACCCGGGGACCAGTCATCGCCGATCCACACGCCACTGGTCAGCGGCTGCACCGGCTTCTTCGCGCGGGCCCACTGGAACACCTTCGGCAGCAGTTCGGCGATGCGTGCCTGCTCGCCTTCCAGCTGCTTGTCGATGTAGTTGCCGCCGCCGGGGTTGTCCGGTTCGTTCCACAGATCCCAGGCCAGCACGCGCGGATCGTTGGCGAAGGCGCCCACCACGCCCTGCACGTAGGCCTGGAAATGCGCGTCGTTGGCGCGGTCCACCAGCATGTGCCGGCTGGGGCTCTGTACCCAGCCGGAATTGTGCACGCCGGGAATCGGGCGGCGCTGCGGGCCCAGCACCGGGTCCGGGTCCCAGCAGCTGTCGAACAGCACCAGCATCGGGCGGATGCCATGCCGGGCGGCGATGTCCAGGAACGTGTCCACGCGCTTGATGAACCCCTTCGGGTCCTGCTGCCACAGCAGGTCATGCAGGTACACGCGCATCGTGTTCATGCCGAACTGTTCGCGGGCCAGCCGCAGCTCGTGGTCGATCCGCGCCGGGTCGAACGTGGCGGCCTGGAACATCTCCAGCTGGTTGATGGCGTTGGAGGTGGTGTAGTTGGCACCGACCAGCCAGTCCTGCTTGGCATACCAGGTCTCGGCCTGGGCCGGCGTCCAGCGCTCGGCATCGGCGGCATGGGCCAGCGGGGCCACGGCGAGCAACGTCGCCAGCAAGGGGGAAAGCCACTTTCGCATGGGATGCATCTCCTTGGGTGTCATGGGCAGGCCACGGCGTTGCCGTCGCGCGGGCCGGGGGCCAGCGCCTTGGGCAGGCAGGCGGCGTGCGCGGAATCAGCGCGGGGTCGGCGTGCCGCGATCGGTGGAGAACTGGTAGATCATCCGGTTCTCGTAGGTCTGGCCTGGTGCCAGCCGTGCGGAACCGAACGCGGGCTGGTTCGGGGTGTCCGGGAACAGCTGCGGTTCCAGTGCGATGGCATCGCCCTGGCGGTAGACCCGGCCACTTTTGCCCACCGTGCTGCCATCCAGGAAATTGCCGGAGTAGAACTGCAGGCCCGGCTGCGTGGACAACAGCGACATCACCCGGCCCGAGCGCGGGTCGTGCACGCGTGCCACTTCACGCAGCGCCTTGGCCGGCGTACGGCTGACCACCCAGTTGTGGTCGTAGCCATGGCCATGCAGCAGCTGCGGCTCGTTGCCGCTGCGCAGGTCGCGGCCGATCGGCTTGGGTGTGCGGAAATCGAAGACAGTGCCCTGCACCGGCTGTACGACGCCGGTGGGAATCAACGTGGCATCCACCGGTGTGTAGGCGCTGGCCGGGATCATCAGTTCATGCTCCATGGCCGTGCCGGACCCTTCGCCGGACAGGTTCCAGTACGCATGATTGCTGAGGTTGACGATGGTCGGTGCGTCGGTCGTGGCTGTGTAGTCGATGGCCAGGCGCCCATTGCTCTGCAGGGCATAGGTGGCGGTGACGGTCAGCGTGCCCGGGAAGCCCTGGTCGCCGTCGGGGCTGACATGGCGCAGGGTGGCATGGTCACGGGTGGCTTCAACCACCTGCC
Encoded proteins:
- a CDS encoding SMP-30/gluconolactonase/LRE family protein, which translates into the protein MNPPVEVAVAAANTLGEGVLWCDREQAVYWTDIPAARLWRHHPGDGTTRSWPMPERLASMALCEADGWLLLALASRLAFFHPGRNELRELHRIDTVAETRANDGACDRQGRFVFGMLHEPAQGAKQAIAPFHRLNADLSLQRLSLPPVAIANSIAFSPDGRTLYFCDSLQKVIQQCDYGDDLGPPRVFADLRAEAGEPDGSAVDADGALWNARWGDARLVRYLPDGTPQQSIALPALQPTRPAFGGPDGRTLFVTSAHEGLPAPVRAGDPQAGHLFAVHTATGGLAEPRFAGNPDALPPR
- a CDS encoding SDR family oxidoreductase, translating into MTPSSPTPADTMARYPSLAGRAVLVTGGATGIGAAFVEHFARQGARVAFLDIDDAGAAALLDQLPEVPYRPLYLHCDITDLAALQAAIDTARAHVGPVAVLVNNAANDARHTLADTRPEDFQRSIAVNLQHQYFAIQAVVPDMRALHGGSIICLGSTGWMIKNSGYPLYAMAKSAVHGLVNGLARELGQDHIRINALVPGWVITEKQQRLWLDAQGEAELRRAQCLPGYLRADDLARAALFLAADDSRMCTGQDFIIDGGWV
- the dgoD gene encoding galactonate dehydratase, which produces MKITAITTFLVPPRWLFVRIDTDAGISGWGEPIVEGRAHTVAAAVDELADYLIGKDPRHIEDHWNVLYRGGFYRGGPILMSALAGLDHALWDIHGKALGVPVHSLLGGPVRDRIRVYSWIGGDRPADTARAATDAVARGFTAVKMNATEEMQFVDSHAKVTQVLENVQAVRDAVGPDIGLAVDFHGRVHKPMAKVLMRELAPFGLMFIEEPVLSDHLEAIPELAALSPAPIALGERLYSRFDFKRVLQTGGVDIIQPDPAHSGGITETRKIAAMAEAYDVALALHCPLGPIALAANLQLDAVCYNAFIQEQSLGIHYNASNDLLDYLADRSPFHYQEGFVRIPDGPGLGIEMNQAYVDERAAEGHRWRNPIWRHADGSVAEW
- a CDS encoding 2-dehydro-3-deoxy-6-phosphogalactonate aldolase, whose product is MSTAWMQPLPLVAILRGLTPQEAPAVGAALADAGFHLLEVPLNSPQPLKSIELLARQLGDRCLVGAGTVLTPGQVDEVANAGGRLLVMPHADVEVIAAAHAKGMRCTPGVATPTEAFAALRAGADALKLFPAEQLPPAVLKAWSSVLPAGTALLPVGGITPERMAVYRQAGAAGFGIGSALYAPNTPAAEVGRRARAFIDAWNMTNTDPHA
- a CDS encoding FadR/GntR family transcriptional regulator, with the protein product MKQIAVRNLYDQVTQQIGRQIVSGAIKPGEYLPREELLAQTLSVSRTALREGLKVLGSKGLIETRQKTGTRVREPRYWKQLDSDILAWRCASMPTQDFVEKLVEMREVIEPAAAASAAQRRSPAQLARIKAAYQAMADATDQDAWARADLEFHECVLEATNNELLASLFSVIDAALGTFFLLSAQTAKDFKYSLPRHFQVYDAIRLKQPEAARNAMLDMIADSRANLKGARSRKPAR
- a CDS encoding TonB-dependent receptor, coding for MTPRPARSLLSLAILSTLSLPTLALAQQGGSQAPAPTSTQQAAEQPTATNLDTVVVTALRQSLQTAQSMKQEAEMVVDSIVAEDIGKLPDNSVADALQRVTGVQIAQGTQGETTGVVIRGLPNVISTLNGREIFSSSGRGYAFQNLPATAIKSLNVYKSSEASLPLGGIAGLVDIELRRPLDFDGLQIAGTATGTHSKYGGDIDPSASLLLSNRWDTDAGEFGAMINAGYIGKRYAYDAVWGDFPKVLNNSDGTPMRTASGDLIAAPNGWGAAYNQGDRKRSAFNYALQWKPSERTEVYVEGLYDYVRDNYDQAFFFTFPVGVVPPSQLQVGNNCYANQLAGPLAGQTICDATSGTWTGDTYAASSTQAHKQRGQDIQNAIGFKWRGDQLQLSTEFTRTSGYYRDENFIIDTFLRGPITTVWDGTGGQHQNWSLAGNPAMDPSRFYLNGLFQTWGQSRGEENSWRGDGRFEFLEGPIANLQFGLRYADRNASARGSVEINTPPPGGAGSGNITATPNPANQVVNLFPASGFFCSKGGNAALNQSFLTPCYDYLIGNADALRAYYGLPAGLPGENPGRFFDIQERKSAGYLQAKYDFELFGLRVDGLVGVRAEKIKRELNAFSFDASTGVYSAITRNTQDTNTLPNASLNLHFNEAWQLRFVAAKTLSYPDFGALNPSISLNPGTVNRAGVASSGNPDLSPIKSTNYDASLEWYFSPVGYASAGVFYRDINGYIQNYITNVNIGGQAYELSSPQSAGSGHLQGVELAYQQTFDFLPGAWSGLGAQLNYTYIEGNTRSPEFIGGPVISRPLQNVSKNNYNAVLFYENFGLSARLAYGYRSRYIDFFTQPTVAGTEDQVEPASSLDFSVSYDVTPRTTVVFSATNLLGNNLHQYWGSGNSRPRDIRFQDKTLAMGVRFKL
- a CDS encoding cellulase family glycosylhydrolase, encoding MRKWLSPLLATLLAVAPLAHAADAERWTPAQAETWYAKQDWLVGANYTTSNAINQLEMFQAATFDPARIDHELRLAREQFGMNTMRVYLHDLLWQQDPKGFIKRVDTFLDIAARHGIRPMLVLFDSCWDPDPVLGPQRRPIPGVHNSGWVQSPSRHMLVDRANDAHFQAYVQGVVGAFANDPRVLAWDLWNEPDNPGGGNYIDKQLEGEQARIAELLPKVFQWARAKKPVQPLTSGVWIGDDWSPGAASLTAIQRTQLEASDIITFHNYEQPEAFEARIAQLRKYNRPLVCTEWLARGAGSNVDTILPIARRENIGMINWGFVDGAIQTRLPWDSWQRPYTLEEPTVWFHDLLKADGTPYRAREAELFRTLAKTPRNAVTTP
- a CDS encoding aldose epimerase family protein — protein: MIGALALSATAGAVAQERTVIGTLPDGTPVESILLRDGSGMQARIITLGAALHSLEVPDRDGRFADVLLGDATLQATLDKPQYFGTIVGRFANRIAHGRFTLDGKTYNVPANDGPNSLHGGPRGFDKVVWQVVEATRDHATLRHVSPDGDQGFPGTLTVTATYALQSNGRLAIDYTATTDAPTIVNLSNHAYWNLSGEGSGTAMEHELMIPASAYTPVDATLIPTGVVQPVQGTVFDFRTPKPIGRDLRSGNEPQLLHGHGYDHNWVVSRTPAKALREVARVHDPRSGRVMSLLSTQPGLQFYSGNFLDGSTVGKSGRVYRQGDAIALEPQLFPDTPNQPAFGSARLAPGQTYENRMIYQFSTDRGTPTPR